The following are encoded together in the Candidatus Methylomirabilota bacterium genome:
- the rpiB gene encoding ribose 5-phosphate isomerase B, whose translation MIALGADHAGWQLKEEIKAWLLDKNVEVLDFGTYSPDAVDYPDYAAQVAEAVAAGKADRGILVCGTGIGMSMTANKVPGARAAFCPDLFTARMSRAHNDANVLTLGGRLTGRELALEIVEMWLRTEFEGGRHSRRVGKIAELEQRHAARGEA comes from the coding sequence ATGATCGCACTCGGGGCCGATCACGCCGGCTGGCAGCTCAAGGAGGAGATCAAGGCCTGGCTCCTCGACAAGAACGTCGAGGTCCTCGACTTCGGCACCTACTCGCCCGATGCGGTCGACTACCCCGACTACGCCGCCCAGGTGGCGGAGGCGGTGGCGGCCGGCAAGGCGGACCGCGGCATCCTGGTCTGCGGGACGGGCATCGGGATGTCCATGACCGCCAACAAGGTACCCGGCGCGCGCGCGGCCTTCTGCCCCGACCTCTTCACGGCACGCATGAGCCGAGCCCACAACGACGCCAACGTGCTGACCCTCGGGGGCCGGCTGACGGGCCGGGAGCTGGCGCTCGAGATCGTCGAGATGTGGCTCCGGACGGAATTCGAGGGGGGACGCCACAGCCGGCGGGTCGGCAAGATTGCGGAGCTGGAGCAGCGACACGCCGCCAGAGGGGAGGCCTAG